GACCGATCGATGAGGCCAGACCTAGCTTGCAGTCGCAGGATTCCCTTGCAGCTGCTATCTTACCATAAATGTATGCACATGGAAAGATATGCAGCTCAGCATGGTGTGGCCCAAGGAGGCCTGCTTTGTGCATACGTCATGCAAAATCTTGGCGAGCTCAGGTGGGAAAGGACTTCGAATAAGACCTCATGGAATATGAATATGACTGCAAAGTTGCACAAAAGGTAGAGATAATGTAGGAATATGTAATATTCTGTCATTTGGAAGTATGGAATGGTTAAAAGGTGCCAAAGCTATAATGATATGTATCCTTTTTTCTGTTGAAAAATTAGGTTCCTTCTTGAGCTTTCAAAATGGAAGATTGAAACCACACAAGGAGAAGAAGCATGTATACCTAATGGAAAATTTTCAGCCGCGTTAGATAGGGAAGAGGAAGTCCCTAGTGGGGTTTGATCATAATTATGATTAAAACCAAAACTAATCCCAACTCATTGGCTTAGCCTGATGGCATCAGACTGTTTACTCTGCAGATTTCAAAAGCATCAAAATCTGAAACAAACATCATAATCCATGGTGATTCATCACCTTAAAGCAGTCTTCACAAGGTTCAATGGAGTTCAGGAGGATGGATGTTACAGAAGTCTACATATATGGCAAAATCTGACTCATTGCATCTTGAAGTGCAATACCAAGCCAAACAGTTTCTGATTCAACTCGTCGCATTCTTCATTTCAGCTTCACCACCATCAATCACTTGAAACATGCATTGCTTCAAAATATGAGCCTTCTTTGCTGCTGACACATGCATCCAAAATATTCCAAGAAAATGCTGCATGATATGATATGTTCTACCTGCACAATTACCTGGTACAAGAAAATGGCTTTTAGGTTTTCCTTTGAAACAAGGAAGAGTGTGCTGAAGAGTGACAACCAAGGATTGCATGTTTTGCTTCCAATAGTAACTCACCTAAATAGAGTTTCATCCTTATGATGTGAGACCAGCTTTGCAGTGTCCCTCCACCAGCATATCTCTCTGTCCCTTTCATGTAGCATTCTCTCAGCATATTCCAGTGCAGATTCTAGCTCTGCTATCCTCTCTTGCTGTCTTGTTTCTAGAAGCTCATGCAATCTCCTTTCCAGCTCTCGTGGGTTAACCCCATAGTGAAAACTTCTTTCTTCGGCTTCATTGCCTTCTTCAGAACTTTGGGTTAAGTTCTCAGAAGGATCCGTATTCCCGCTTGTCAACTGCAAGTAAGTTGGTATGTTATGTTGGTAAGATATGAATACGAATGTACATATTAATCTATTGACAagatacatacacatacacagtGCATATCAACTAATTCCAAAGGTTATTGCTCGTGGGGCCATACCTTCATCTACACTACTTCATCAACACcaacatcctctctctctctctctctttctcgtgtgtgtgtgtgtcctaGATTAAAATTAACATTTCCATATTTCTATAATCCTTTTTAGCTCTGGATCTTCTCACTACACATTTAATTAGAGCTGATATAATATTTTCCCCTTTGAACTCTCAAAAATACTTAAATGTTTGCGCATCATTCTTGAACCGCTGCTCCAGTTAAACTGCTCGGCTCTAATTACATTGAAGACATCATCTTCTACTTATCCAGCCTTTAGTGAAGCCTCAAAGTAATTCTGGGATATCCTTGACTCATCCAATATCCCTAGCTGAAATTGATAAATTGTAATACAGTTATAAGTCATATTTTTGTGCTTCTGCCTCTTACTACTAGCTTAAAGAAAAAATTGGTTCTCTTTACTGCTAGATTAAAGAAGACATGGATTTTACTTTTCTTGATAGGTTTGCGAATCCaagtgtaaaatataaaaaggaaTATAAGATCATAGCTCAAACTAAAATATAATATACCTTTTCAAATTCCTCTGGGTTTATGTATGGGTTTTGAACCATTGTATTATCTTTGAATCAAGAGTCAGATAAAGGTGCTAGCTTACCAAGCCAGTAAATTATTTGGTAGTGACACCAAATTTTGACTTGAGATCAAATCTGGCTTTCACCGGAGTTTGGGGGTTTAGAGGAATTTTCATGGAAGGCTATACCCCTGTGATATGGCACATCGCCAACAAGTGCTTTCAATCAAAAATAGATAGGGTCAAACATATTAGCCAGAGGTGACATCATGGAGAATGACAGAACAAAAACTACAATAAATTGGAAGcatctgattttagatttttagaaGGATTGCACAAGCATAGTCAAAGAAACAAAAAGGAAAATGTTGTAAAATTCTAATCATCGTTGAGCATATATGACTAGATTCACAATCAAGTATTTATAGAAATTATTGCAGTGAATTACAAACAGGAAACAGATATCTATCAgggagaaaataaaaaagagcaaAAGCAACAGAAATAAATGGAAAGGAGTTCTATTCTAACATGGGAGTACTGAAACTAGGACGTCCATCAGCAACATCAAGTTTTTTAGTTCATAATTTTGAATCTCTGTAACCTAAGTGAATAGTATATGTCATATATGCTACATTTTCTCCATACAAGAAAGGTAAAacctttttttaaaagaataataCCTCCATTCCGTGTGGTTGTAGATAAGCAGATGAATCTTTGTCTCCCAAATCGAGTCGCAGACGTTCTAGTTCAATTTCGAGCTCTGCTTCTATTTGATCAACCTTCAAGCACCTTTTGCTTCCTGGGGCCGTATCACACTTGGACTGTGCAGCAGATTCCATGGCACTGTGCAACCTTGGCAAATGGTAAGATGCTCTATCATTTCGCAAAGATATGGAATTGCTTGTATTTCCATTTCCAAAGCTATTAGATGCAGAAGAGCCAATAATATTATTTGACTCTGTATTGTTAGGAGGTACTTCCTTCCTCTGGATCTCATCCTTAATGTCTTTAAGCAGCGTTTCCATCTGCGCCCGCAGTTCTACCATCTTATCGAATTCAGTTGCGCTCCTGGCTAAGAGAAAGACCAGACCTATCCCCATACCTAGGTTTAAAGACACTTCTTCTGGCTTCCTTCCTGAATGAATAATGTATTTCCAGTTAAGgattaaaaatagtttcatcaagaacaaaaaAAGGATGATGAACAAAGGCTACTTCACGTTTCAACTGGTGCCTTTCATGTTATAAAAGGCTCCTTCATCAGTTTCCATCATGTTATAACCCAATGATCTCTCACAATTTCACCAAAAGAAACAGTAGTGAATATGTATTAAGTTAAATGAAAGATACAACCATGATGCACATGAAAGAATACCATTTAGTCATGAACTGCtatgagaaaaattttatttgtttCAGCAAAGAGAAGTGGAGATACAAAAATGTCCAAAATACTTCCCAAAAAAAGTTTGAAATGTACAGGTCATGTCATACATGATCAAAGGTTAAAAGAAGCAGGATTCTAACGATCATTCCATCTTCTGCTTTAAGACTAGGAAAGATTTGGCATGAGTATCAGAATAATGAAGAAAAGAGACAGGTAAATGTTAGACGGCAAGCAAGCTAAAGTATGCAAGACAAAACATGAAGTGACACAAGGGATGCAAGATAGATCTATCTAACAAAGGTCAACTGAGATCAACATATAATACACTTAAGAGTAAAATTTTAAGCAATCATACTAGAAAAATACAGCATATTGAGAGAAAACATAATAAGCAAAAAACCATAATTTGGATGAAGAGCAATAGAATGGAACCCCTCACAATAGCTAATTAAAAATCTCGCGAATACGAAGAAAAACATAAACTTTAAGCTACACTCCAAAGGGAGACTTAAAGACGAAGGACAAAAACGAGTCAGGAAACAAGCAGAGTTAAACTCAAACTGCAGAACTCTGCAAGAATGAGACAAAAAATCCCACTTTTCCTATCAAGCAAAGCACAGGAACGGCACTGGAATCATATCCAGGCATCGGAAGCAAGAGGAATGGAAGAAAACCACAAGGCCAAATGAGACGCAGAGCTCTGTTACCTGTCTCGCCGGAACCCTCCCTGCCTCCATCCACAATGGCGGAGTCCGGCAACGGCGAGGCCCTCCCCCCGCTCGCCGGCGGCGCCGAAACAGGTGAATCCACCACCTTCCCTCCGCCCACCTCCGCCTCATTCTCCTCGCATTCCACCTCCCCTCGCTCCTCGTCCTTCTCCTTCTTAAAAGAGCGATGCCTCGGGAACCGCATCCGGCATCCGATCCCATCCCCCGCTCCGCCGCCGCGGGCCGGCGATGCCTTGTGGAGCGAGAGGCGCAGCCGGGAGAGCAGAACGCGAGGAGAAAGAGAGTCGGCAGCGGAGGCAGAGGAGTGGGGAAGGGATAGGCAAATGTCCCacgtttttcttcttttcttgttctcCATTGCCCCGGCTTTGCATCCCGGGAGGAAATCGGCTATTCTCTTCTCCTCCATGTGACTTCCACCCAAAGAATCGGAGTCCACGCAGGGACTCTCCTCTATGTCCAACACCAAGCCATGCATGAACTATATATACTCGAGAGATAACGACAGAAAGAGCTCAAGAAATGTATCGAACCAATTTTGAAGGCAAGGGTTTTGATAGAGAGTATAGTTAAAGGAGAGAGAGATGTAGGGGACCGGAACAAAACCCTGAGTCCGCTTACTCGCGTGTGGGCGTGACCAGAACCCCGAGTCACGGGAAAACCCCGGCAAATATAATAACTACTTGGATGATGAATGCTTTTTGAGATCGTGGGAATATTTGGAGTATTTAGTGACGATATCCTTCTTTCTCCTCTTCAAAGCAAAGTGTCGCTGCAACTATTCAAGCAGGCAATGACCGGAGTCGATACCTAGACAATTATGGCCCAAGGCCCAAGAAACAAGTTCatgaattttaattattttgtcaccaaatttaaatttaaaaagtttcagTGCATAGCTGGCATTTATGATTTCAATCTCGAATATCTGCGCTGACGCTGAACGCATGATAATTTTGGTCGAAGAAGAAACGAGAGCAACAAAATTGAGAGATGTGGAGGCGCTTGAGCTAACGGAGGAGGACGATTCACACGCAAGGCGTGAGGCATTTAATGGTAGCAATAActgataattattaaaatatgcgTACTTGTGTATTAAATGACGTGCTTAATAATAGCTGCCAATTATTGGAGTTGCTTCCAGATATGGACCCGCACTCACTAATGGCTATTTATATAGTCTCGAGTCTGCATCCTAGCTGGCACATCAATAAATTCTGTGTGGATGGATTccaataattttaatttgaatattTTGGCTCGGGTTGGTTGCAGAAAGACGCGTCcggttgcaaaaaaaaaaaaataataataataataataaataaatatatatattttttaaaaatatttttattctgattTGGAGAAGCAAGTGAGCAAAAATTTCGAAGAAATTTCTGACatctttaaattattttttttaattttaaaataaaataaataatattatgatgGTTACTACGAGCATTTCGGATCAGCGCTATATCACAATATATATTAAGCTCTGAGATCATCAATACGGCCATCGATTATCGTATAAGCTGAAGAGTTCATCTCCATGCTGAGTTGAGACGTCTTTGAGATTTGACATGTGTGTAAGTTGCTCAGTCGATTTATCTTTTCAACGTACGAAATAGCTGTCTATCCCAAATAGATAAAATTTGACATAACCATCTCTCCTGGTCTCACGGGAGCGATTAAGAGTTGAATTATCTCGTCCAGTTTAGCATGTCCAATGGTCCGACAATCTCGAAATTGTGCAATCTCACAGCTAATAATTTAACTGTCCGACATTCatctatataaacaatcagagcCCCAAGAACTCAGGTAAGTTCAATCAAATCCTTCTCAGAGAATTCATTGCTGCTTCTTTGTTCTCTGCttttctaacttgagcatcggagagtcctCGCCGGAGCCACAACATTCGGTTTGAAATTTATTTTGCAGATTACTCGAGCACCAGCATCACCGTTTGAGGTTTCTAGGTATCCGTCTTTCGACTCCGACcgatttaagcagcaacagaTAAAGAAAGGGCCTACATTCGCATTCATGGCTCCAAGATGAACATCTTTCCGACTTTTCAATACCACCGCCTCCCGATAGACGGCCAGCCAAGCTGACAGTCAAATTCAGTAGCTGGCGTCGGAAATCCCCCCATCGATCCAACTGGCTCAGTCGGCATCAGTCATGGTCGATCAATTAGATAAACTCTTCCAGCAAGTTCAACATTTGACGACCGCAGTCCAGGCGGTCCAAACTTTTCTCGCACCTTTTTAGACAGTATCACAGCCTCCTCAGGCTGTCTTTGCATCCCCTATGGCGATGCGTCATACAGTTTCCTCGATGGTGCTGCTTGTGCCTTCCACGGTGATGCCCTCATAGAATTCTGTTTTGACTGCAGTTCCATAGCCACCACCTCAATCGGAGCCGTAGGTGCCTCCTCAAAGTCCGAAGAGGAGGTTGACTCATCAAAGTCGCCTGAGGATTCGGCAGCCGACCAGGCGGTGATCTCCAAGCCCACGTCGGGTCATGACTCAACCTTCGGATGCCGATCTCCTCTGCACTCTGAGGCTAGTACTGTCCgtgaagttgattttgaaaggCAGTTCCAGGAGCTCGGTCAGCAGTTGggatagaaaattaaaaaaactctCAACAATAATGGCTCCTCGATGCTGCCCTACAAAGGGTATAACAACCAGTCGCCCTTCGTCTCGAGGATTGTGTAAGAACCACTCTCCCTCACTTCAAACTGCCTCGACTGGAGGTCTATGATGGGACCACCGATCCCGTTGATCATGTGGAGACCTTCAAGACAACCATGCTCCTTCAGGGACCGTCGGATGCAATTCTCTATCGAGCATTTTCTCCAACCCTTGAGGAGATCGCTCGGCAGTGGTATTCGAGTTTGAGGCCGACATCTATCCATTTCTTTGAAGGCTTGTGTTGGTCTTTCATCGGTCACTTCATCAGCAGCCGACAACAGCAGAAATGGTCCAACTACTTCcataccatcaagcaaaaggagggtgaGTCAATCTGCTCTTTTACGAACAGATTTAATGTGACCATCCTGGAGGTCCAAAatatggaccaatcgatcgcgatggctgcTATGATGAGCGGTCTACTGAAGAACGACTTGAAAAAGTCATTATTTAAGACTTATCCTCAAAAACTTCCATATATGCTTGCTCGTGCGGAGAAGTATGCCCGTATGGAAGAGGTCTTTATCGATGATACTCTTACTGATTCAGCCGTGACAGGACCCAGTAAGGAGCACCATCCAAGGTGAGAGGAGGAAAAATGCCAGCACTCCTAGTCTCCGCCCCTGAGATGGAATAATGGAGGGCGAAATCGTTGATCCCGCAGTCCTCCAAGAAGGATTCGGCAACCATTACCTTCTAGGCAGTATGATAGCTATACACCTCTGAATGTTCCTTGGAGAGAGATATTGCTACAAGTGAGGCCTGAGTTACTTGAGTCTCGACTGATAAGAACAAGATCGAAATACTGTTGAGACCCGAATagatactacttttaccatcgtgaccacggtcacgatACTGAAGACTGCCACCAGCTTCGCGATGAAATCGAGAGGCCTGTCAGGCAGGGGCAGCTGAATCATTTTGTCCGAAGAGTGGCTCCTCAACGTCGAGCTCTGAGAGTTCAACAACCTCATCCTCTACCTCAGCAACCTCTCCCTCAGCCTTAGCCACAGCAAGCACTAGCGCGGCAGGAACGATAGCAGGTTGGAGGGCAAATGGCTGAAGAAGAGCGACCTATCCGAGGAGAAATTCACATGACTACTAGAAGGTTGTCTGAAATCCGAACCAGATAGTGAAAATTGGCTCACATCTAGATGAGGTAACCAAATGctgactaattaatcttttacagAAAAATACGGATCTTTTCATCTGATGACCAACCTTGATCTAGTGATCTGATGCTACGACGAGCCAAAGTCTCACAGCCTACTGAGCAGGCACTAGAAAGAAGGCTATTGCCCAACCGAAGGTCTTTACCGAGTGGATGAAGTGGCACACTCAGGAACTTATAGGCTAAAGCAGCTCGATGGAACTTCAATTTTTAGACCATGAAACTCAGTGAACCTCAGcatatattatcaatgatgtaactattttctataaaaataaaatttgcaggGCCATCAATTTGTGATTGGTACCTAAGTTCTCCAAGAGTCGCCTCCTCCTTCTACTCAAGAATCTGAACTATAACTACGGTCAACCAATATGAGAGCTAACTTACTAgactctcgagaagacctcgatgactctgaGATGGGGCTAACTTACTTGACCCTTGCAGAGCCCGAGTCCacgagaagtggagggagaccctTAGGGAACCTTCGAAGGGATAACTAATCTGATCCTTAGAATATTGCTGAGAGTacaagatgccgtaggcacaagctcgccgctGGCATACACTGCCTCTTGCACGAAGACGAAAAGTGCTAGATGCCATAGGTACAAGATCGCTGCAGACACATAATGctactcgtgagggctaacttaccagaccctcgagaagacctcggtGACTCTAAggcagggctaacttatcagacatTTGCAGAACTCGGATCACacgagaagtggagggagaccctCAGGGAACCtccagagggataactaatcagaccctcaggatGCCATCGAGAGTGTAAGATAccgtaggcacaagctcgccgTTGGCATACACTGCTTCTCGTGTGAAGATGACAAGTACTAaatgccgtaggcacaagatcgTCACAGATACACAACGTCACTCGTGAGAGCTAATTTACAAGACACTCGAGAAGATCTCGGTGActctgaggtggggctaacttaccagactccTACAGAGCCCAAGTCGCATGAGAAGCGGAGGGAGACTTTAGGGAACCTctgaagggataactaatcagatcctCCGAACGTCACTGAAGAGCCCTAGATGCTATAGGCACAAGCTCGTTGTTGGTACACACAACCTCTtcagaagaagaataaaaggATGGGTAACGTACGGCCAGAGGTATTATCTTAACAAGTACTCCTTCCGCCTGAGGCATTCTCTCAGATTCAAGAGTAGGGGGATAGTGTTGAGATAATTGTTATGATGCCTCAGATTCATGAACGATGAACGGCTAGATTACATTCAAATTGTTCTAAACTAATCTAAATATGTTCACTTCAATCAAAGTTGTCTCAGGTGTATATATGCTAAAGCTGAGCAATCTAAAACCTTACTCACGCTGAGCTGAGCACTGAGTATTTTCTCACGCTGATCTGAGCGCTTATCTTTGCCGTTCTCTACGAGCCGAGCAAAATTCATAAAGTCCACAGATATAAATTTAAAGCTGAAAATGAAACGACGACTTCTATAGCAAAGCATTCCCTTTTTATCCATTAAAATCTTTACAAAGAAAAAGCTAGTGCTCCAAGCActttacaaagaaaaattatTGTTTCGAATACTTTAGAGGATGATTACTTCAGGCACCGCCTTGCaaacaagagaagaaaataagaaagaaaagaggaagaagaggaggatagcagaagatggagagaaaaataagaggagatgagGAGGGACGTCCTGCTGCAATCGATGGTACACCGGATCGATCAAGTGAGCTGATTCGATCTTCGTCTATTGAGGACTTCGCCTCCTCAACATCCAAGTGAGCTGATTCATTCTTAATCCGTCGAGGTCCCACCTCTTTATCGGTACCGTCAGCCTGTATGCCGTAAAGTTCTAGATACGGTATTATCTTCAGTAAACGGGTCTTACAATCATCAAAGTCCTAGATAAAAGCGACGGTGGCAACATCGAGCACCTCCCATCGAAACACCATAGAATCTCAAAACTCCATAATGCAGCACTCCCGAACTGCAGGTGGGATGTGCTTAAGCTGATGGGGGAGTCTGGTTGCAGGAGGTAAAAGAGGGGGgccttatgaaaagtggatgcgTCGGCCTGtttagctctctccttttcacgGGTATCCCTTGCAATGACAATCAAGTCTCTCATCCGTCTCTTAATTAATTCTAAGGATGGCAAATTCAAAGGCAACGACATGGCAGCGAGCAGAGAAGGAGACTTCTTGCCATAGAAGGTGGAGTGGAGATCCCTTTGCTCCCTGACTTCCTATTTATAAGCACTAGCAGTCACATCAATCGCCAATCGATGTTTTTCAGGAGTTAATGATCAAGAGGTTAATGACGCACCTTTTCCAAAGTGAAAATAAATTTCTGCGATgcttcgtaaaataaaatatgctCACGTGGCGCATCTTCATAGACCCCATACCATCTTCCAAGCATGGTCTTATCGGGTGAGTCATCGACCATTATTCTCCATAATCGCGTACATTTAAAGGAGTAGAACGAGGTTATCATCTACTTAAATTGCCTCGGATTAGCATGAATAAGTTCATAAAGCAGAAGTATGACAAAAGATTCTACTCATTTTATtcctttcaaaaaatttttataatgaccctaaaatataaaaaaaatataaaaattacaatGTGGTGTCTGGAGCTGAGGT
Above is a genomic segment from Elaeis guineensis isolate ETL-2024a chromosome 1, EG11, whole genome shotgun sequence containing:
- the LOC105060318 gene encoding protein POLARALIZATION DURING ASYMMETRIC DIVISION AND REDISTRIBUTION isoform X2, with protein sequence MHGLVLDIEESPCVDSDSLGGSHMEEKRIADFLPGCKAGAMENKKRRKTWDICLSLPHSSASAADSLSPRVLLSRLRLSLHKASPARGGGAGDGIGCRMRFPRHRSFKKEKDEERGEVECEENEAEVGGGKVVDSPVSAPPASGGRASPLPDSAIVDGGREGSGETGRKPEEVSLNLGMGIGLVFLLARSATEFDKMVELRAQMETLLKDIKDEIQRKEVPPNNTESNNIIGSSASNSFGNGNTSNSISLRNDRASYHLPRLHSAMESAAQSKCDTAPGSKRCLKVDQIEAELEIELERLRLDLGDKDSSAYLQPHGMELTSGNTDPSENLTQSSEEGNEAEERSFHYGVNPRELERRLHELLETRQQERIAELESALEYAERMLHERDREICWWRDTAKLVSHHKDETLFR
- the LOC105060318 gene encoding protein POLARALIZATION DURING ASYMMETRIC DIVISION AND REDISTRIBUTION isoform X1, coding for MHGLVLDIEESPCVDSDSLGGSHMEEKRIADFLPGCKAGAMENKKRRKTWDICLSLPHSSASAADSLSPRVLLSRLRLSLHKASPARGGGAGDGIGCRMRFPRHRSFKKEKDEERGEVECEENEAEVGGGKVVDSPVSAPPASGGRASPLPDSAIVDGGREGSGETGRKPEEVSLNLGMGIGLVFLLARSATEFDKMVELRAQMETLLKDIKDEIQRKEVPPNNTESNNIIGSSASNSFGNGNTSNSISLRNDRASYHLPRLHSAMESAAQSKCDTAPGSKRCLKVDQIEAELEIELERLRLDLGDKDSSAYLQPHGMELTSGNTDPSENLTQSSEEGNEAEERSFHYGVNPRELERRLHELLETRQQERIAELESALEYAERMLHERDREICWWRDTAKLVSHHKDETLFR